DNA sequence from the Oncorhynchus keta strain PuntledgeMale-10-30-2019 chromosome 1, Oket_V2, whole genome shotgun sequence genome:
TATATACCCCATTAGAGAACATATGACACACACGTACGTGGTAACATTCTTAACTTCTAGGCCTGTCTGAGCAGAGCTGGCGCAAAGCGGAAGCTTGGCAGTTTAGGTATTGTAACTGGAACTAGTGGAGTTAGGATACCACCTGGTGGCAATTCTTTGTAATGAACACACTAAATAACTGACATGTGAAGGAGAATTGGGGACCACACCATTTGAATTCACCATATTATGTGAATGAGTCTAATTGACACTGCATTCAATACATCTCCTAAATTGCAGCAGTTTCAATACCTCCTATCCTGTTGTGTATACAGTTTGTTATAATCTCAAATGGCATACGACAAAGATAATGGaaagagaatttaaaaccttcaCACCAAGCTTGTCTTGCTCAAAGTCTCACTTTGATTTATTTTTCCTTTTCAACATGATGTGAAAAGAGCCCACCGTAACAGCCTAAGGATCCCACCACCAACCAACCAGAAGGCCTCAGACCTGCAGCACCAACACAGCACTACTAGCCATTAAATCAACAGAGAATACAAgactcaatacacacacacacagatacagtacatacactTTGGCCTCATTCAAAACACGACTGGGACTTCTCTATCACACAGGCCACAGTATCGACAAAGGAACAGTATTGCTGATCAGAACGTACATACAGTTCATAGACGAAGGCAAGAAATGGACCATGAAAACAATCATGATATTTGTTAGAGCCAGTCAAAGCATATACGTTTTACTGGAGCCTTTGTTCGCCGAGGTCTTTATCATATGACTGACCTTGCTCCCGTTAAATACAAGATTTGCACAGACAAAGGAATGCAGACAGAAAACCACCTTCGGGAAACAAATCATATGACAAGGGAAAGGAGTGATTCGGCAGTTGTTTTGAGCTCAGGACCAGCTGCCATTAAAATTCTTAGAAAATATGAATCTATTTCTAGTACAGACATTGACATTGTTTCAAGGTTTTACAATCCATTTCCAATAGGCTAAATCCAGAGGGACACCTGGGAGGATTTTCAGTGGGGTTGATGCTCATTTAAGATAAATCTCTTGCCTGTGTGTTTCTTCTGATTATCAGGAACGTAACCTATAATGCAGTTTACCTCTCAGAAATGGAGGCACAATTAACCAAGATGTTTCAATTAATAAATCAATGTGTGACATTGTATTAATTTTCCCCTGGGAATTGCTATGAAGCAAGCACAGTAGTGACAAATACTTATGCAGGGATCCTCTTTCTGCAACTTGAGTATAGCATGGAAAATTAAGACACCACAATATATTCAAAACCTTAATTTGACAAAGCAGGTTGGAAAAagctatataaaaaaatatatagattgtGTGGACTCTTCTTTGTTCATTTAGTAGCTTGTGTAAATGCAACAGCAAACAGTCTCTGGACAAATTACAGGAGATTTTACAGTCAAGAGCAACCATGTATTTAGGAGAAAGAACCAGctctgaaatgtgttgtttttgaaAAATAAAAAGAAGCAAAGGTTCTCAGAACACATGAGATCATTTACAGTTAGCTGGATTTGAAAACAATGGGTTGGGCATTGGGAAATTACTGGTAACCAAAACCTGAAATTACAGTTGCACTGatatgagtaggcctaacaaatTATTATAGGTGCTTCTTCTACAGAGTTACAAGTAGCCAAAACAGAGGGGAAGGGATGGATATTTCAATCTCCAGTGGAATTGCATATTGATTAGCCTGCATAAAAATGGGGCGATAATTACAGACACATTCCATACTGTCTAAGATTGTCAAACATTTTGGCTTAAGTCTTGCTTTTTCAGCAACTAACTTCTTGAAAGTATTACAAACttattaggtctaggttaccaAATAGAGCAGGTATATGCGACAGTACAACATTCATGTGTGGGTGCATAGTACAAAATGGGATGGGGATATTGGTAGGCTAGCTTAGTTTACAGTAGTTTGTAAGCACACTCACTAATCAGGCTATTAGCTACTAGCCTAACTCTAATGGTCCAGGTATGATTCAAGGTAGACATCATAAAATATATAGGATGCCATGGCAACAGAATATTGTCAAGAGACAAAGAAACAAAACCTTGGCAACACCACATCGACCGGGAAATTGAGGATCCGTGTTGATGATTAGAAGAGATCTTTCGTTGTTTGTTATGCACTGTTCAAGGTGGGCACAGGGGGATTTGAAGAATTATCCCACGCACATTCACTTAAGCAACTTTGGCATTAGACTCCTGTTATGTTACAAATCCTATTTCCTCCTCTTCATAGTTAGAATCAAAAGGTAAGTTTATTTGGTCACCAAAAACACCATGTCTTTTTCATACCCAGGCAGCTAGACAAAATAAGTGTTCACCGGAAGATAGAGCAGTCATTTTGAAAGCCAGTTTTTCATTTTTCAGGTGCAAGAGAAAAAGAAAAAGATGCCTTAATAACGGTTGAAAAATGCACCTTAGGAATGTCTCCATTCTTTCCCCAGTCCAATGTGTGTTATTTGAAAAGATCCAGACTCATCTGATAAATacaagacagagacaaacagagaagaAGTTAAATACAtttcttatttattttatttaacctttatttaactaggcaagtcagttaagaacaaattattatttacaatgacggcctactccggccaaacccggacgacgctgggccaattatgcgccgccctatgggactcccaatcacggctggttgtgatacagcctggaataaaaccagggtctgtagtggacgcctctagcactgagatgcagtgccttaaaccgctgcgccactcaggagcccaatgaTCAATGACGACACTAAGGTTAAAAGGTGAAACTGATTCACAGCACATTCACACAATAACATGTTAAATATGGATGGTACATAATAACAACTGTCCTTTAAGGTTATTTGAGGTAGGCTTACTGTTCTTGTGTTTGAGGTATTTCAAGTTTGCACTTTCGCAATCTCTAGTCTCAGTGTCGTACAAATGTACAATGTAAACTTGCAAAAGACTGGGATTTGTATATGATGAGCAACACTAGTGGATGATGCACCTTCTTGTCATTAGATCTCACTCACCTTCTCAGGGACCTGGCCTCATATACAGTGTCATCCTCCTCATCACTCTCCAGCACAGCCATCTCAACACTGTCATCATAGTTTGACAACAGCCCATACTTCTTCTTAGAGGTTGTTATTTTCTTCTGCCTAAACATAACGTAATTAATTTTAAAAGTCACGGACATTGAAAGCTCAAGTGAAAAAAAATATGTAATGACTCAACGATTGCTACCAATAGATAATGGTCTGTCTTCATCAACATCATTAGCTTGTTCTACTCACCGCACAGCTCTCACGAGGAAATAGAACACGCCAATGGTGGTGACTCCAATAAGGACGTACAAGGCCCGTTGTATCATTGAACTATCGACGTCGAAGGAGTTGAAAATGCTGCTATGATTGTTCTTGGACGTCGTGTTACTGGCACTCGAATTCGTGACATGCTTGGTGTTGCCAGCAGCAGTAATGCCTGTTGTTGTTGGCGACTTCGTTTTTTCGTCTGCGAAGGTTGAAATAGCCCACAACGTCGGTAAAAGGATCCTCATGACTCCTTGAAATGTCATTTTCGTTGTCGCCTTACACTGTAAAAACGGACTAGCACACTATAATTAAACCGTGTCGTCGTTTCAATGGAGAAAACAGCAACTTCACATGAGCATTTTGTTGTAAGCATAAGTGGTTTCGATAAGTACAACCAGGAAATGCCAAGTTCCTGTTAGTGACGTGTACAGTGTCACGGGCATTGATATCGGACTCAATGAATTCCTATTTCTATGGTCACGGGTGTTCGTGTCCGGAAAGAACAAATACTTCAATACATATTCTTACTCATAAATATACTTGCATAGATATAGAACACATACCTCTATGGTTGTACCTCTATTTTACTGTGAGGTACCTTCGTGTACAATGTTTGGGGACattataaaaatgtaataaaatagcTTATAATTTCAACTATAAAATCCAATCAGCACAGAACTTCAAGATGATCTAATAGGTTTTGTAGGCTCACCAAAAAGTGGCTTTAAAACGGAGAAATCCCTTCtaatagttatatatatatattatatatatatatatatagtcacttAGCAATGAAGTTGTTTTAGAAAGAAAagcaaattgatcagaaatacactgtcGACGTTAATGACTATTTTAGCTGAAAATGTCCcggttcttccatggcctgcatactcaccagacatgtcacccattgagcacgtttgggatgctctggatcgacatgtgtGACAGCGTGTGCCAGTTCCTGCCAACATCCAGGAACTTCACACAGGCAGGGAAGAGGAGTGGGCCAAcagtccacaatcaacagccggaTCAACAATGCGAAGTCACgctgcatgaggtaaatggtcaccagatacggactggttttctgaacCCATGGCCCTACTTTTTTGTTGTGGGCAACAGATGCATAATCTTtattcccagttatgtgaaatccatagatatgGTTCTAATTAATTGGAATTCACAATTTCCATTAACTGTTGTAACTCTGAAATCGTTGCATGTTGAGTTTGTTTGGTCTGTCTAACCAGGAAAAAACTCTGGGTTGTTATAGCCACACCTTTTCCTGGTCAGTGAAAAACACAGGGCCCCTATTACATCAAATACAACTTGCAAGCAACTACACAACGCAGTTAGAAGTTGCTCCCCAAATTGCCAGTACTTACATTTCATTGAAATTCATGCGAAAATACAAAATTTGACCACCAGTGAACCCCAAAACGCACACCCGACAGCGCTTTCCAAGAGTAGTTGGAAACCAAAAGGCTTGGGCGCTATACTCTAAAGTATTTTTATGCACGTTTTATCATTTCAAATCAATAGTGTACTGTCCTAAGTATTTGGCTCAAACAATAAGTTGCCTATATAGATCCAATGGTTTGCAGAAGGAAGGAAACCAACTGATGAGCAAGGAGGCAAATCTAAAAAATGGCAGAACCCAAAAAAAGGAAATTACAAATTGAAAGCAGTGAAAATATTTATTGAAGGCACAATTAAGAAAAGTTTAAGCTACACGGACCAATGACCAAAAGGGACCCATTTTGTTAACAACTTAATTGTGATGTTTGTTTTCTTTACTGAGGGGCCCAAGAGAAAAGGTCCCAAGCTAATTGTAATCAAAATATACATGTTTCATAGATATAAAGCCTATCGTTTCAGAATACCTGCTTTGTGgtacaaaaaaaaataataatataccGCTTTtcactcccccctcccccccacctgACAATCACCTCACTTGAAGAAATCCTGCCATCTTAATGTTAAGTGATCGAGGTTGTACTGATTTTAAATGCTGTGCAATTTTGCATAATTGGGAAATCCACTCCTGGCCTGGGGTATGCAAAGCAAGTAAAATACCTTTAATAGCAATACATGCTACATATTGATATGGAGTTATCTACAAACAAATTGTCATTCTTCTGCATTGCTGGAATCCAATTATTAATAGGTTAGCATGTAATAAACTGGTGTTCAAGAAAACTAGTGATCGAACAATGTCTGACCACTGTGGTTCCTCACATGACCCTGAAATTCTATTGCTTTGCACCAATTTAAAATAAGGAACTTGATGCACAATTAATTGTGAGAAAAGAACCTCAACATTTGCCCAATATAAAGTGATGCACATGTGGAATGTCCAAGTATTAAGACTGATAATTACCTTTTAAAATGTGATCTACAACAAAGTGTCCACCTTCACTGTAGCAAGCGCCCAGAATCACTGCAGACCTTTACATTTGCCGGATGTGTGCATTTCCTATGAGCCTGAGGGCACTTAAGGCAGGAACATACGTTCATTACGTAAACATACGTGTATAAACAGACCAAAAAAAGGCTTCATTTGAAAGGCACTTCCCCAAAAACGCAAAATGGATCTCAATTTAAGATGAACGTTGTCCAGATCCACAAGTCCAGTCCATAGACTACATGAAAGAGGGTGCCGTATTGCCGTTAGCAATGACTGCATTAAGGTAAAGTCACAGCCCTGTACAATAAAGGTTACTATCATCTTGGCATGCAACTGAGAGACGCTTCCAATTCTTACGTTTATTTTATAATTCACAGCAGCAGAGTCACAATAGCCCGCTTCTGTCTGATCCCCGTAAGAGCCTTGTAAGATGTGCTATAATGGGCAGGCAGACTACCACAACTCTGTGGCAGTGCATTATGAATAAAGCTGTGTATACAGGTTTGCTAAAATAACTTGAAAAAAGGCCTTATTTGGTTTTATGCTGTAGTGTATCACAATTGTATAAATATACTAAATTGACAGCCACTGCATCAGGAGAGGCAAGCCATTAAGACAAAAATCATAAGACATTGTAAGCCATACTTATCAGGACATTTCTAGTAAGACCTTTTGCTAAGGCACAGTCGTTAAGGCAACCACTGACCAATACCTATAAGCTACAACCAACAGTATATAGGAATAACAATGTGTACAATACTGGATTTGTACAAAACGTATTGCATAAATTTCATAAAAAATGCAAACCTACATCTAGAAATAGAGTAAACAAGACTAATAATCACAAACCCTGGTACAAGGGGTTttacatatttaaaaaataaaaaagctagATAATGAGTTGTGGATTTAATCTTCAACTAACTAGCTCTTCTTACTTTTAAAATAAGACTAAAAAGAAAACCTTCATAATACATTGGGGGGAATGAACCACGTTGTAATACATTTTATACAAATGGTAAACCCATATAAGCTGTAAA
Encoded proteins:
- the LOC118387634 gene encoding protein FAM174C-like codes for the protein MTFQGVMRILLPTLWAISTFADEKTKSPTTTGITAAGNTKHVTNSSASNTTSKNNHSSIFNSFDVDSSMIQRALYVLIGVTTIGVFYFLVRAVRQKKITTSKKKYGLLSNYDDSVEMAVLESDEEDDTVYEARSLRR